Within Amycolatopsis sp. FDAARGOS 1241, the genomic segment AGGTAACCCGCGACCTGCTCCACCAGCACGTCGTGCACGAGCTCGGCCAGCTCCGACGGGTCCTTCGCCCGCGCCTCGAGCGGCCGCCGGTACAGCACGATCCGCGCGCGCGTGGGCAGACCGGCCCGGTCGACCCCGGCGGGGACCAGCCGCGACAGGGGGACGGCCCCGTCGTGGAGCACGCCCTCGGCCGGCGTGCGGCCGTCGGGGCGGACTTCGGGCACCTCGTCGACCGCGACGTCCAGCTTGGTCAGCTCGTGGCGCCAGCGGGCCTCGATGGGCTCGAGCGCGTCGAGCACCAGCGCGTCGAACTTCTCGGCGCGGCTCGAGGCGGCGGGCAGGGACGCCGGGTAGAGCGGTCCGCGCAGGCCGCGGCCGTGCCGGTCCCTCCGCAGTCGCTGCCGTTGTCGGTAGTCACGAGCCGTCGCCACCGCGCAAGTCTATGCGGTCGCCGGGGCCACGCGCGTGTCGCCGGTGCCCCCTTGCGGTGACGCGCTATCGTTCTGGATCGTGCGGAGCGTACGGAAATGTTCGCGGACCGGGTGTCCTGAGCCCGCTGTCGCCACGCTCACGTATGCGTACAGCGATTCGACCGCCGTCGTCGGTCCGCTCGCCACCGCGTCCGAGCCCCACTCGTACGACCTGTGCGAGGCCCACGCGCTTCGGCTGACCGTGCCGAAGGGCTGGGAGGTCGTGCGCCACGAGGGCACGTTCGCGACCCCCGAGCAGTCGGCCGACGAGCTGACCGCGCTGGCCGAGGCCGTCCGCGAGGCGGGGCGCTCCGACCGGCCGGCACCGCCGCCGGAGCCGGAGGGCCCGTCGGGCAGGCGCGGCCACCTCCGCGTGCTCCCCGGGCGCGCCTGAACCCCGCTCCCGCCGGTAGGCTTTCTGCGCGGCGCGGTCGGCGCCGTGGACGAGAAACGGACGGCGGGGAGACGGCGTGCCAGATCTTTCGGGCATCGTGAAGGCCTACGACATCCGCGGTGTGGTCGGCGAACAGCTCGACGCGGCGCTGGTGCGCGATTTCGGGGCCGCGTTCGCGCTGCTCATCAAGACCGAGTCGCCGTCGGTGGTGATCGGGCACGACATGCGCGACTCGTCGCCGGGACTCGCGGCCGCGTTCGCCGAGGGCGTGACGTCGCAGGGCCTTGACGTGGTGTCCATCGGCCTGTGCAGCACCGACGAGCTGTACTTCGCGTCGGGCTCGCTGAACATGCCGGGCGCGATGTTCACCGCGAGCCACAACCCCGCGAAGTACAACGGCATCAAGATGTGTCGCTCGGGCGCCAGCCCGGTCGGGCAGGACACGGGCCTGTCGGAGATCCGCGACACCGTCGAGCAGGGCGTGCCCGCGTTCGAGGGCAAGGCCGGCACCGTGACCGAGCGCGACGTCCTGGGTGACTACGCCGCCTACCTGCGGCGACTCGTCGACCTCACCCACTCGCGCCCGCTGAAGGTCGTGGTCGACGCCGGCAACGGCATGGGCGGGCACACCGTCCCGACGGTTTTCGCGGGCCTGCCGATCGAGATCGTGCCGATGTACTTCGAGCTCGACGGCACCTTCCCGAACCACGAGGCCAACCCGCTCGACCCGAAGAACATCGTCGACCTGCAGGCCAAGGTCCGCGAGGTCGGCGCCGACGCCGGCCTGGCGTTCGACGGCGACGCCGACCGCTGCTTCGTGGTCGACGAGCGCGGCGAGCCCGTTTCGCCGAGCGCGATCACAGCACTCGTGGCCGTGCGCGAGCTGGCCAAGGAGCCGGGCGGCACGGTCATCCACAACCTGATCACGTCGAAGGGCGTGCCGGAGATCGTCGCCGAGCACGGCGGCAAGCCGGTGCGCACCCGCGTGGGCCACTCGTTCATCAAGGCCGAGATGGCGCGCACCGGCGCGATCTTCGGCGGCGAGCACTCCGCGCACTACTACTTCCGCGACTTCTGGCGCGCCGACACCGGCATGCTGGCCGCGCTGCACGTGCTGGCGGCCCTGGGCGAGCAGGACGGCCCGCTGTCCGCGCTCACGCAGGACTTCTCGCGCTACGCTGCCTCCGGAGAGATCAACTCGACGGTGTCCGACCAGGTCGCGCGGATGCTCGCGGTGAAGGACGCGTACGCGGGCAAGCCGGGTGTCGAGATCGACGAGCTCGACGGCCTGACCGTGCAGCTCCCCGGCGGCGCGTGGTTCAACTTGCGCCCGTCCAACACCGAGCCGCTGCTGCGGCTCAACGTGGAGGCCGCCGACCGCGCCGCGGCCGAGGCGCTGACCGACGATGTTCTGGCAATTGTCCGAGCCTGAGCCGGGCAGGCCGGCGGCACTTTCCGAACCGAACCGTGTCCGGAAGGTGCCCTTCACGGCCCACCTGCGCGTGGTATGGAGGAACCATGGCCATCACGCTTGACGCACAGCTGCTCGAGATCCTCGCGTGCCCGTCGCCGGATCACGCGCCGCTGCGCCCCGGTACGCCGGACGACGCGGGCGCCGATGCGCTGACCTGCACCGAATGTGGCCGGGTGTACCCGGTCCGCGACGGGATCCCCGTGCTGCTGCTCGAAGAGGCCGTGTTCAGCGGCGACCACACCCCCGGCGAGCCGGATGACAGCCGTGCCGACAGTGCTTGACGATTCGCTCCTCGACGACCCCGCGCGGCTGGCCGAAGCCGACAGCGCGGGACTGCTGCGTGCCGCCGCCATGGCCGGCGCGCAGGTGCGGGCGACGGCTGAAGCCGCGGCCGAGCTGGAGCTGAGCGACCGGCTCGACGTGGGACGCCCGCGTTCGCTCGTGCTCATCGACCGCCCCGGCGTCAGCCGCACGCTCACCCGCCTGCTGGCCGCCCTGCTCGCCCCGTCGTGTCCGGTGCCGGTCGTGGTGGCCGAGACCGTGCCGTCGTGGATCGGCGCGCTCGACGTGGTCTTCGCGCACACCGACGACGCGGGGGACCGCGAGCTGGCCGCTTCCCTGGAGCGGGCCGCCCGGTTCGGTGCGTCGGTGGTGCTGTCGGCGCCGGCGGAGGGCCCGGTCGCCGCGTCCGTGGCCGGCAAGGGCGTGCTGCTCGCGCCGCGCATCCCGGTGCCGCCGGAGCTCGCGTTCCCGCGCGGGCTCGCCGCCGGGTTGCTCGCGGCCAACGCGCTCGGCCTGCTCGTGGCCGATGTGCAGGCGCTCGCCGACCAGCTCGACCTCGAGGCCGAGAAGGACTACCTGGCCCGTGAGTCGTTCGCGAACCCGGCCAAGGCGCTCGCGCTGCGGGTCGCCGACCGGGTGCCGCTGCTGTGGGGCCTCGACCCGGTGGCCGTCGCCGTCGGGGAGCACGCGGCCCACGCGTTCGCGGCTCACGCGGCGCTGGTGTGCGACGTGGAGGATTACCGGCAAGCGCTTGCGCGGCCGGCACTCCGGAGATTGGTGCAATCGGGCGGCGGAGAGCGTGACATCTTCGCCGATCCTGACGACTCACCCGGTGGAACCGCCACGAGAGTGCTGCTGCTCTCGGTGCGGACCGGGCCCGCCGCCGAGGCGGCCCGCTACCAGGCCGAGGAGTTCCTCCCAGGTGCGGACCTGATCGCGCCCGCCGAAGAGATCGAGGCGGACGAGATCGTCCGGGCCGCGGTGCTCGCGTTGCGGTTCGAGCTCGCCGCGGTCTACCTCGGGCTCGCGGCGGGCAGCATCGGCGGCGCCGGAAGGTTCGAGCCGGCCAACGCCTGACGGCTCACGGGATCAGGGGGAGGAAGTGCGGACGGCTGCCGCGGGGGCGGGAGGCGTGCGCACGACATCGGCTCCGGCCGATGGGAAGGATTGGGAGTGACAGTGGAGCTGTTGCGCAACGCCGTACGGCCCTACGCGTGGGGATCGCGCACCGCGATCCCGGAGCTGCAGGGCCGTCCGGTGCCTGCGCCGCACCCCGAGGCCGAGCTGTGGATGGGCGCGCACCCCGGGGACCCGTCGTACGTGCTCGCGCCTGACGGCACCGAGCGGAGCCTGCTGGAACTGGTGGAGGCCGATCCCGTCGGCCAGCTGGGGGAGCGCTGCGCCGGCCGCTGGGGTGGCCGGTTGCCGTTCCTGCTAAAGATCCTGGCGGCCGAGGAACCGCTGTCGATGCAGGCGCACCCGTCGGCCGCGCAGGCCGCCGAGGGCCATGAGCGCGAAGAGCGCCTCGGCATCCCGCGCGACGCGCCCAACCGCAACTACCCGGACCCGACGGCGAAACCCGAGCTCGTGTGCGCGCTCACCGAGTTCCACGCGCTGGCCGGCTTCCGCGACCCGCAGCGCACGGTGAAGCTGCTGAAGGCCGTCGAAACGCCGGGGCTCGCGAAGTACACCGGCCTGCTGGAAGCGCAGCCGGACCCGTCGGGGCTGCGGGCGCTGTTCACCACGTGGATCACGCTGCCGCAGGCGTCGCTCGACGAGCTGCTGCCCGAGGTCCTCGACTCGTGCGTGCGCCACGTCGCCGACCACGGCGAGTTCGCCGTGGAGTGCCGGACGATCCTGGAGCTGGGCGAGGCGCACCCGCGCGACGCCGGCGTGCTGGCCGCGCTGCTGCTCAACCGGCTGACCCTGCGCGCCGGCGAGGCGATCTACCTCCCGGCCGGCAACCTGCACCTGTACCTTTCGGGCACGGCCGTGGAGATCCTGGCCAACTCCGACAACATCCTGCGCTGCGGCCTCACCCCGAAGCACGTCGACGTACCCGAACTGCTGCGCGTGGTCGACTTCGCGTGTGGCGAGATGCCTGTCCACCACGGCGAGTGCGCCGGCGAGATGGCGGTATACCACACCGACGCGCCGGAGTTCGAGCTCTCCCGGATGGAGTGGCAGGCCGGCGACGCCGCCGAGCTCGTCGTGGATTGCACCGGCCCGCAGATCCTCCTCTGCACGGCCGGCGACCTGCTGGTCACCGCCGCGGACGGCGGACAGGTCGAACTGCGCCGTGGTCAATCGGTGTGGCTGCCCGCCGCCGACCCGGCCGTCGCCGTGCGCCCACTGGGCGGCGCCCGCGCGCAGCTGTTCCGCGCCACGGCGGGCACCTGCGAGGACTGACCCGCCTCCCCCGAGAAGTTCACGCGGCCGGAAACCGCCCGTACGGCCTGGTCCTCTAGGCTCCCGATCGGGCATTTCGGGAATCCGTCCTCGCGAACAGACAGGGGAGCAACTGTGTCAGCTGGTGGCGGTACCAAGGCGATCATCGCTGCGCTCGCGGCCAACGCCGGGATCGCGGTCGCGAAGTTCGCCGGGTTCCTGGTCACGGGGTCGTCGTCGATGCTGGCCGAGTCGGTGCACTCGCTGGCCGACACGTCGAACCAGGGGCTGCTGCTGCTCGGGAAGAAGACGTCCCAGCGTCGGGCCACGCGGGAGCATCCGTTCGGCTTCGGTCGCGAGCGGTACTTCTACTCGTTCATCGTCGCGTTGATGCTGTTCACCCTCGGGGCCGCGTTCGCGCTGTACGAGGGTATCCACAAGATCCTCGAACCCGAGCCGCTGGAGTCGCCGCTGGTCGCGGTGATCATCCTGTTCGTCGCGATCTGCCTCGAGGGCTACAGCTTCTTCACGGCCATCGGAGAGTCGCGCAAGATCAAGGCGGGCGTGAGCTGGTGGCGGTTCATCCGCCAGGCCAAGGAACCCGAACTGCCCGTGGTGCTGCTCGAGGACACGGGCGCGCTGATCGGTCTCGTGTTCGCGCTTTCCGGCGTCGGCCTGTCCGTGCTCACCGGCGACCCGGTGTGGGACGGCATCGGCACCGTGTTCATCGGTGCGCTGCTCGGGGTGATCGCCGTAATCCTCATCGTCGAGATGAAGAGCCTGCTCATCGGCGAGGGCGCGACCGACAGCCAGCTCGGCACGATCGTCGACGAGCTCGCCGCGGGGAAGGTGGAGCGCGTGATTCACATCCGCACGCAGTACCTCGGCCCCGACGAGCTGCTGGTGGCCGCCAAGCTCGCGCTGATTCCGGGCCTTGATACCGCCGAAATCGCCACCGCTATCGACGACGCGGAGGCGCGCGTGCGCGCGAAGGTCCCCGTCGCGTCGCTCATCTACCTCGAACCGGACCTCGACCGCGACGCACGGTGATCAACTCCTGCCGCGCAGCGGGGCCTTTGGCGCGTTAGGGTGATTGACCCGATTCCACGCAGGGGTCACCGCAGGAGGTGATCGTGCCGGGGCACGGGTTGTGGCGCACCAAGTCGATCGAGCAGTCCATCGCGGACACCGACGAGCCGGAGACCAAGCTCCGGAGAAACCTGAGCGCCTGGGACCTCACGGTGTTCGGCGTCGCGGTCGTCATCGGCGCCGGGATCTTCACGCTCACCGCGCGCACGGCGGGTGACTACTCCGGCCCGTCGGTGTCGCTCGCCTTCGTGTTCGCCGCGATCGCCTGCGCGCTCGCGGCCCTGTGCTACGCCGAGTTCGCCTCGACCGTCCCGGTGGCAGGCAGCGCGTACACGTTCTCCTACGCCACGTTCGGCGAGTTCATGGCGTGGATCATCGGCTGGGACCTGATCCTGGAGCTCGCGGTCGGCGCCGCCGCGGTGTCGAAGGGCTGGTCGGTCTACCTCGAGACCGTGCTGGGGTACCTGTTCGGCGAGGGCGCGAAGACGAGCGTCGACCTCGGCTGGGTCACGATCGACTGGGGCGCGCTGGTGGTCGTCCTCGTGCTGGCGACGCTGCTGACCGTCGGCACGAAGCTGTCGTCGCGGTTCTCCATGGTGATCACGGGCATCAAGGTCGCCGTGGTGCTGTTCGTGATCATTCTCGGCATCTTCTACGTCAAGGGCGCGAACTACACCCCGTTCATCCCCGAGGGCAAGTCCGGCGACGTCGGCGAGAGTGGTGTGGACCAGTCGCTGTTCTCGCTCGTGGCCGGCGGCGGCAGCAGCTCCTTCGGCGTGTTCGGCCTCCTCGCCGGTGCCTCGCTGGTGTTCTTCGCGTTCATCGGTTTCGACATCGTCGCCACCACGGCCGAGGAGACCCGCAACCCGCAGAAGTCCGTGCCGCGCGGCATCTTCGGCTCGCTGGCGATCGTCACGGTGCTGTACGTGGCCGTGTCGCTGGTGGTCGTCGGTATGGTGCCCTACACCGAGCTCGCGACGTCCGCCGGCGACGGCGGCCACAAGACCCTCGCGACGGCCTTCGCGGCCAACGGGGTCGACTGGGCCGCGAACGTCATCTCCGTCGGCGCGCTCGCCGGCCTCACCACTGTCGTCATGGTGCTGATGCTCGGCCAGGTGCGGATCATCTTCGCGATGTCGCGCGACGGCCTCATGCCGCGGGGGATGGCCAAGACGGGTGAACGCGGCACCCCGAAGCGCGCGACGCTGATCGTCGGCGGCCTGGTCGCCGTCGCGGCCACGTTCTTCCCGGCCGACAAGCTCGAGGAGATGGTGAACGTCGGCACGCTGTTCGCGTTCGTGCTCGTGTCCGCGGGTGTGCTGGTGCTGCGCCGCACGCGACCGGACCTGCCGCGCGCCTTCCGCGTGCCCGGGGTGCCCGCGATCCCGGTCCTCGCGATCCTGGCGTGCCTGTGGCTGATGCTGAACCTGACGGTGCTGACGTGGCTGCGGTTCCTGGCCTGGATGGTGCTGGGCGTGGTCATCTACTTCGGCTACAGCCGCCGCCACTCGCTGCTGGGGAAGCGGATCGCCGCGGGCGGGAAACCCGCGCCCGCGGGAGCGAAACCGGCGGCTTCAGAGGACTGAACCACTGTCGTGAACGGCCCGCCGCCCCGGCGGAGCGGCGGGCCGTTTTGTGTGCTCTACCAGGGGATTCAGTGAAGTTCGGGAAGGTTGCTTCCTGTGGCCGACTTGTTGCCTAATTCAGAATGATCACAGGATGATCACTGGCCGATCTCGGTTCGGCACGGCGTCTCGAACGCAGGGTGATCAGACGAGCCGTATGCGATACCGTCCGGCTCTGCCTCCCTCTGACGGGTTAATCACTCGTGTGTGATTCATACGGTAAGTGGTTTCGATCCTCACTGGGAGTGCGCTCATCTTCGCCACGTATCCCCCGTTCGGTACAGGAGCTTTCTGAATGCCCACCATGACCAGACGACCCCTCCGCGCAGGTCTGACGATCGCTGCCGTCACCGGCCTGGCGCTGCTGGGCACTGCCACCTCGGCGCTGGCGTGCTACACCGACGACACGCACGCGAACCCCGTGGGTTCGAACGCCACCACCTGCGCCGGCGCGCACCTGCCGGGCACCACGGTGACGCAGGAGAACGCCGCCGAGGTCTTCACCTTCACCGGTGGCACCAGCAAGGACAAGTACCTCAACATCGAGAAGGTCGCCGATGGCGTGACGGTCGAGGCCATCGTCGTGAAGGGCGGCGACGGGTACAACGTCTACGAGCCCGGCAAGCGCAAGCTCTCGACCACCCCGCCGTGGGAGAACCTCCGTTCGCCGCTCAACGGCGGTGGCAAGCAGGCCACGATCAGCCACTGGTTCGCCTGCATCGACAAGAAGACGCAGCCGACGGAGACCACGCAGCCGACCACGCCGGCGGAGACCCCGACCGCGGCGCCGACCGAGACCACGTCGGCCCCCGCTTCGACCCCGGCTGCGACCGACGAGGCCCCGGCCAGCACCACCACCGCCGTCGCCGCCGCCCCGGCCGGCAACGAGAC encodes:
- a CDS encoding DUF3499 domain-containing protein, which translates into the protein MRSVRKCSRTGCPEPAVATLTYAYSDSTAVVGPLATASEPHSYDLCEAHALRLTVPKGWEVVRHEGTFATPEQSADELTALAEAVREAGRSDRPAPPPEPEGPSGRRGHLRVLPGRA
- a CDS encoding cation diffusion facilitator family transporter, giving the protein MSAGGGTKAIIAALAANAGIAVAKFAGFLVTGSSSMLAESVHSLADTSNQGLLLLGKKTSQRRATREHPFGFGRERYFYSFIVALMLFTLGAAFALYEGIHKILEPEPLESPLVAVIILFVAICLEGYSFFTAIGESRKIKAGVSWWRFIRQAKEPELPVVLLEDTGALIGLVFALSGVGLSVLTGDPVWDGIGTVFIGALLGVIAVILIVEMKSLLIGEGATDSQLGTIVDELAAGKVERVIHIRTQYLGPDELLVAAKLALIPGLDTAEIATAIDDAEARVRAKVPVASLIYLEPDLDRDAR
- a CDS encoding metallopeptidase family protein; the protein is MATARDYRQRQRLRRDRHGRGLRGPLYPASLPAASSRAEKFDALVLDALEPIEARWRHELTKLDVAVDEVPEVRPDGRTPAEGVLHDGAVPLSRLVPAGVDRAGLPTRARIVLYRRPLEARAKDPSELAELVHDVLVEQVAGYLGVEPDVIDGE
- the manA gene encoding mannose-6-phosphate isomerase, class I, which codes for MELLRNAVRPYAWGSRTAIPELQGRPVPAPHPEAELWMGAHPGDPSYVLAPDGTERSLLELVEADPVGQLGERCAGRWGGRLPFLLKILAAEEPLSMQAHPSAAQAAEGHEREERLGIPRDAPNRNYPDPTAKPELVCALTEFHALAGFRDPQRTVKLLKAVETPGLAKYTGLLEAQPDPSGLRALFTTWITLPQASLDELLPEVLDSCVRHVADHGEFAVECRTILELGEAHPRDAGVLAALLLNRLTLRAGEAIYLPAGNLHLYLSGTAVEILANSDNILRCGLTPKHVDVPELLRVVDFACGEMPVHHGECAGEMAVYHTDAPEFELSRMEWQAGDAAELVVDCTGPQILLCTAGDLLVTAADGGQVELRRGQSVWLPAADPAVAVRPLGGARAQLFRATAGTCED
- a CDS encoding amino acid permease, translating into MPGHGLWRTKSIEQSIADTDEPETKLRRNLSAWDLTVFGVAVVIGAGIFTLTARTAGDYSGPSVSLAFVFAAIACALAALCYAEFASTVPVAGSAYTFSYATFGEFMAWIIGWDLILELAVGAAAVSKGWSVYLETVLGYLFGEGAKTSVDLGWVTIDWGALVVVLVLATLLTVGTKLSSRFSMVITGIKVAVVLFVIILGIFYVKGANYTPFIPEGKSGDVGESGVDQSLFSLVAGGGSSSFGVFGLLAGASLVFFAFIGFDIVATTAEETRNPQKSVPRGIFGSLAIVTVLYVAVSLVVVGMVPYTELATSAGDGGHKTLATAFAANGVDWAANVISVGALAGLTTVVMVLMLGQVRIIFAMSRDGLMPRGMAKTGERGTPKRATLIVGGLVAVAATFFPADKLEEMVNVGTLFAFVLVSAGVLVLRRTRPDLPRAFRVPGVPAIPVLAILACLWLMLNLTVLTWLRFLAWMVLGVVIYFGYSRRHSLLGKRIAAGGKPAPAGAKPAASED
- a CDS encoding phosphomannomutase/phosphoglucomutase; the encoded protein is MPDLSGIVKAYDIRGVVGEQLDAALVRDFGAAFALLIKTESPSVVIGHDMRDSSPGLAAAFAEGVTSQGLDVVSIGLCSTDELYFASGSLNMPGAMFTASHNPAKYNGIKMCRSGASPVGQDTGLSEIRDTVEQGVPAFEGKAGTVTERDVLGDYAAYLRRLVDLTHSRPLKVVVDAGNGMGGHTVPTVFAGLPIEIVPMYFELDGTFPNHEANPLDPKNIVDLQAKVREVGADAGLAFDGDADRCFVVDERGEPVSPSAITALVAVRELAKEPGGTVIHNLITSKGVPEIVAEHGGKPVRTRVGHSFIKAEMARTGAIFGGEHSAHYYFRDFWRADTGMLAALHVLAALGEQDGPLSALTQDFSRYAASGEINSTVSDQVARMLAVKDAYAGKPGVEIDELDGLTVQLPGGAWFNLRPSNTEPLLRLNVEAADRAAAEALTDDVLAIVRA
- a CDS encoding LPXTG cell wall anchor domain-containing protein, yielding MTRRPLRAGLTIAAVTGLALLGTATSALACYTDDTHANPVGSNATTCAGAHLPGTTVTQENAAEVFTFTGGTSKDKYLNIEKVADGVTVEAIVVKGGDGYNVYEPGKRKLSTTPPWENLRSPLNGGGKQATISHWFACIDKKTQPTETTQPTTPAETPTAAPTETTSAPASTPAATDEAPASTTTAVAAAPAGNETGGSGGQLANTGFDNAWLIYVAAALLVLGGGLLALLKFRRRSTN
- a CDS encoding Trm112 family protein: MAITLDAQLLEILACPSPDHAPLRPGTPDDAGADALTCTECGRVYPVRDGIPVLLLEEAVFSGDHTPGEPDDSRADSA